In a genomic window of Accipiter gentilis chromosome 23, bAccGen1.1, whole genome shotgun sequence:
- the LOC126049571 gene encoding heat shock transcription factor, Y-linked-like isoform X2 encodes MAGEGNFSPTGTREMKRELPDAETPSISALDEMDQLPDMTSPGPPGQGEREPRDAAGRAIKEERDVQSGGDGHEAERVSPVSTKGAGKANQFSSLSFPEKLWKMLESDEFRSIWWSQGGKYVAINEKLFEEEVLGRERPLRVFATQKMKSFLRQLNSYGFTKVRRHFERSAYLPEFLAEEDAAAAHSQMSCCTKSQTFLWHLLYANIYSTTTTPPLTESIPTCWKSARGELSSNGEPRMHQRWMKGTPPEAQTVSLQGTRRHLHP; translated from the exons ATGGCCGGTGAGGGAAACTTTAGTCCCACTGGGACAAGAGAGATGAAAAGGGAGCTGCCTGATGCAGAAACACCATCCATCTCTGCTCTGGATGAGATGGACCAGCTGCCAGACATGACTTCTCCTGGCCCTCCAGGGCAGGGGGAAAGAGAACCCCGTGATGCTGCTGGACGAGCGATAAAGGAGGAGCGGGATGTCCAGTCTGGCGGTGACGGACACGAGGCCGAACGAGTCTCTCCTGTTTCCACCAAGGGAGCAGGCAAAGCCAACCAATTCTCATCCCTCTCCTTTCCGGAGAAGCTTTGGAAAATGCTGGAAAGCGACGAGTTTCGGTCCATTTGGTGGAGTCAGGGTGGAAAATATGTGGCCATCAATGAAAAACTCTTTGAAGAGGAGGTGCTGGGCAGGGAAAGACCTCTGCGGGTTTTTGCCACGCAGAAGATGAAGAGCTTCCTTCGACAGCTCAACTCCTATGGATTCACCAAAGTGCGACGGCATTTCGAAAGATCTGCTTACCTGCCTGAATTCCTAGCAGAAGAAGACGCAGCTGCGGCTCACAGCCAG ATGTCTTGCTGTACCAAATCCCAAACCTTCCTGTGGCACCTCCTGTATGCCAACAT atACTCTACTACTACAACCCCACCTTTAACAGAGAGCATCCCCACCTGCTGGAAAAGTGCAAGAGGAGAGTTGTCCTCAAACGGAGAGCCCCGCATGCACCAGAGGTGGATGAAGGGCACCCCTCCAGAAGCCCAGACGGTCAGCCTGCAAGGGACACGCAGGCATCTCCACCCGTGA
- the LOC126049571 gene encoding heat shock transcription factor, Y-linked-like isoform X1 produces MAGEGNFSPTGTREMKRELPDAETPSISALDEMDQLPDMTSPGPPGQGEREPRDAAGRAIKEERDVQSGGDGHEAERVSPVSTKGAGKANQFSSLSFPEKLWKMLESDEFRSIWWSQGGKYVAINEKLFEEEVLGRERPLRVFATQKMKSFLRQLNSYGFTKVRRHFERSAYLPEFLAEEDAAAAHSQILYYYNPTFNREHPHLLEKCKRRVVLKRRAPHAPEVDEGHPSRSPDGQPARDTQASPPVMITPTKRRAKSPPGLGSAYPSPPAAGPSFPEPDRAAGIERFTSLAAFFLTTTGSQTPGGLQHAAPWFAMHMLAAASALLKPRPPRGQSPRVRHCPTCTCSPSPADAGRAFGPQRGTF; encoded by the exons ATGGCCGGTGAGGGAAACTTTAGTCCCACTGGGACAAGAGAGATGAAAAGGGAGCTGCCTGATGCAGAAACACCATCCATCTCTGCTCTGGATGAGATGGACCAGCTGCCAGACATGACTTCTCCTGGCCCTCCAGGGCAGGGGGAAAGAGAACCCCGTGATGCTGCTGGACGAGCGATAAAGGAGGAGCGGGATGTCCAGTCTGGCGGTGACGGACACGAGGCCGAACGAGTCTCTCCTGTTTCCACCAAGGGAGCAGGCAAAGCCAACCAATTCTCATCCCTCTCCTTTCCGGAGAAGCTTTGGAAAATGCTGGAAAGCGACGAGTTTCGGTCCATTTGGTGGAGTCAGGGTGGAAAATATGTGGCCATCAATGAAAAACTCTTTGAAGAGGAGGTGCTGGGCAGGGAAAGACCTCTGCGGGTTTTTGCCACGCAGAAGATGAAGAGCTTCCTTCGACAGCTCAACTCCTATGGATTCACCAAAGTGCGACGGCATTTCGAAAGATCTGCTTACCTGCCTGAATTCCTAGCAGAAGAAGACGCAGCTGCGGCTCACAGCCAG atACTCTACTACTACAACCCCACCTTTAACAGAGAGCATCCCCACCTGCTGGAAAAGTGCAAGAGGAGAGTTGTCCTCAAACGGAGAGCCCCGCATGCACCAGAGGTGGATGAAGGGCACCCCTCCAGAAGCCCAGACGGTCAGCCTGCAAGGGACACGCAGGCATCTCCACCCGTGATGATCACACCCACCAAGCGACGGGCTAAATCACCTCCCGGCCTCGGAAGCGCCTATCCATCTCCACCGGCAGCTGGTCCCAGTTTTCCAGAGCCTGACAGAGCAGCAGGCATCGAGAGGTTCACCTCTCTGGCCGCCTTCTTTCTAACAACAACAGGCAGCCAAACCCCAGGTGGCCTCCAGCACGCTGCTCCGTGGTTTGCAATGCACATGCTGGCAGCAGCCTCAGCTCTGCTGAAGCCAAGGCCACCCCGTGGCCAAAGCCCCAGAGTCCGCCACTGCCCCACCTgcacctgcagccccagccctgcagatgcAGGCAGAGCCTTTGGACCCCAGCGCGGCACATTCTAG